The Tamandua tetradactyla isolate mTamTet1 chromosome 18, mTamTet1.pri, whole genome shotgun sequence genome contains a region encoding:
- the ST8SIA3 gene encoding alpha-N-acetylneuraminate alpha-2,8-sialyltransferase ST8SIA3: protein MRNCKMARVASVLGLVMLSVALLILSLISYVSLKKENIFTTPKYASPGAPRMYMFHAGFRSQFAMKFLDPSFVPITNSLTQELQEKPSKWTFNRTAFLHQRQEILQHVDVIKNFSLTKNSVRIGQLMHYDYSSHKYVFSISNNFRSLLPDVSPIMNKHYNICAVVGNSGILTGSQCGQEIDKSDFVFRCNFAPTEAFQRDVGRKTNLTTFNPSILEKYYNNLLTIQDRNNFFLSLKKLDGAILWIPAFFFHTSATVTRTLVDFFVEHRGQLKVQLAWPGNIMQHVNRYWKNKHLSPKRLSTGILMYTLASAICEEIHLYGFWPFGFDPNTREDLPYHYYDKKGTKFTTKWQESHQLPAEFQLLYRMHGEGLTKLALSHCA from the exons ATGAGAAATTGCAAAATGGCCCGGGTCGCCAGTGTGCTGGGGCTGGTCATGCTTAGCGTCGCCCTGCTGATTTTATCGCTCATCAGCTACGTGTCCCTGAAAAAGGAGAACATCTTCACCACTCCCAAGTACGCCAGCCCGGGGGCGCCCCGAATGTACATGTTCCACGCGGGATTCCG GTCTCAATTTGCGATGAAGTTTCTAGACCCGTCATTTGTGCCCATTACGAATTCTCTGACCCAAGAACTCCAAGAGAAACCTTCTAAGTGGACATTTAATCGGACAGCGTTTTTACATCAAAG gcaAGAAATTCTGCAGCATGTCgatgtaataaaaaatttttctttgaccAAGAATAGTGTTCGGATCGGACAACTGATGCACTATGATTATTCCAGCCATAAATATGTTTTCTCTATTAGCAATAACTTCCGATCACTGCTTCCAGATGTGTCACCCATTATGAAtaagcattataatatttgtgcTGTGGTTGGAAATAGTGGGATCCTGACAGGGAGCCAGTGTGGacaagaaatagataaatcagaTTTTGTTTTCCGTTGCAATTTCGCCCCTACGGAGGCTTTCCAAAGAGATGTTGGAAGGAAAACCAACCTTACCACCTTCAACCCCAGTATCCTGGAAAAGTATTACAACAATCTTTTGACCATTCAGGACCGTAATAACTTTTTCCTCAGCTTAAAAAAGCTCGATGGGGCCATTCTTTGGATCCCTGCATTTTTCTTTCACACTTCAGCAACTGTTACCAGGACATTAGTTGACTTTTTTGTTGAACACAGAGGTCAGTTAAAGGTCCAATTGGCTTGGCCTGGAAATATAATGCAGCATGTCAACAG GTACTGGAAAAACAAACATTTGTCGCCTAAACGGCTGAGCACAGGTATTCTTATGTATACGCTTGCATCAGCCATATGTGAAGAAATCCACTTGTATGGATTTTGGCCTTTTGGATTTGACCCCAACACAAGGGAAGACCTTCCATACCATTACTATGacaaaaaaggaaccaaatttaCCACCAAGTGGCAGGAGTCCCACCAGCTGCCTGCTGAGTTTCAGCTGCTTTACAGAATGCATGGGGAAGGGCTCACCAAGCTGGCTCTGTCACATTGTGCCTGA